A genomic segment from Bombus huntii isolate Logan2020A chromosome 13, iyBomHunt1.1, whole genome shotgun sequence encodes:
- the LOC126872306 gene encoding probable transcriptional regulatory protein PEPE_1240 isoform X1, giving the protein MKFRNVLLYNRYTSILIQETKRYAGHSKWQNIKATKQEHDTARAQIFNTLSHKMKVVAVESGNSDPNTNPKLANLVEQARKANMPMSTLKGILEKIKNVRTGESHVLPMRIMKGPTLAIHILTDKLSYVKINIAHISKKFNAKVIEPSAFSHLFDSVTFVIASKDCNLDSAMEDAIIANAIDVEEIKDESGTYFKFKSEFLHPEKVITQLKILGYTILSTENKCIPTGTVQVTEEELLNINKFKQKLTSEIREIVKIEDNIASL; this is encoded by the exons atgaaatttcgaaacgtTCTGTTGTATAATAGATATACAAGTATCTTGATTCAAGAAACCAAAAGATATGCGGGTCATAGCAAATGGCAAAACATTAAAGCTACGAAACAAGAACATGATACCGCAAGAgcacaaatatttaatactcTATCACATAAAATGAAAGTTGTAGCAGTAG AAAGTGGCAACTCAGACCCAAACACTAATCCAAAATTAGCAAATTTAGTCGAACAAGCAAGAAAAGCCAACATGCCAATGTCTACGTTAAAAGGAAttttggaaaaaataaaaaatgtacgaACTGGTGAAAGTCATGTACTGCCTATGCGTATTATGAAAGGACCTACACTTGCTATCCATATTTTAACTGACAAACTTAGttatgtaaaaattaatattgcaCATATATCAAAAAAATTTAA TGCCAAAGTTATAGAGCCTTCGGCATTTTCACATTTGTTCGATAGTGTAACTTTCGTTATAGCTTCTAAAGACTGTAACTTGGATTCTGCAATGGAAGATGCAATAATAGCTAATGCGATAGATGTAGAAGAAATAAAGGATGAAAGTGGAACGTATTTTAAG tTTAAAAGTGAATTTCTTCATCCAgaaaaagttataacgcaattaaaaattctagGGTATACTATACTTTCAAcagaaaataaatgtataccTACTGGTACAGTTCAAGTAACTGaagaagaattattaaatataaataaatttaaacaaaaactTACTTCAGAAATAAgggaaattgtaaaaatagaGGATAACATTGCATCCCTGtaa
- the LOC126872295 gene encoding uncharacterized protein MAL13P1.304 gives MSMLAEPRRKQKWTLNPRGKEWSEDSNKFGQKMLEKMGWTSGKGLGANEQGITEHVRVSVKNDTTGIGYKQDALDEAWTEHQDSFNDFLQKLQQNECHNVAQTEESKGVLSGKSLELKSKQSRARVHYQKFTRGKDVNKYSSKDLANIFGQKELNINKSNKDKQGNAEENFDSVGTCDNRNGIITINGGNMAEYFMKKGQDFSLAYKNKKQQEDDIEEESEYAGFGFASTSRKVKCHDNKESMEVKSVCNYAFENPCVELNSPENISNFNIESKFSKKKKLDDNELRLSSKVKKFKENNVNEKRRESGIINAGLNLECQADEVCNGKEFEISRVQFGLTNSALDLSDEINDKKRVTFNDHVEYSTDCVKTKKTLDKFEVENKKAKKKKKYNSDVNSSVLSGCVNEALDVGTPEEVHDNEVNEHKSKKSKKRKRSRSNLETIVETPEEEKACENETEIEQTKMEDYIPDDCILEDVSSKKKKRKKYKDKIQVTTENRCDEKESTEKETGANTNVTLKEEECKINETQENISKSKKKKKKKNKERYTESNFEKDEDITEIEVELENVKAEKTELETAKAGKKKSRKNDNVNDLSSTTNVPNNIKDEKKVSDKENTKNMNESETEKPEKDKKFIDKSANYSIDGKKFVKRRDKIFTNTRLKKSNNRRSNTSSRPGNQRSRMTKKVLMSLFYSKSILDFPGSNMHEIKGYGADQH, from the exons ATGTCTATGCTCGCAGAACCACGTCGAAAACAAAAATGGACACTAAACCCACGAGGAAAAGAATGGAGCGAAg ATTCGAACAAATTCGGGCAGAAAATGTTGGAAAAGATGGGATGGACAAGTGGCAAAGGACTCGGAGCAAACGAACAAGGTATAACGGAGCACGTGCGTGTATCGGTTAAAAATGATACAACAg GTATTGGATATAAACAGGATGCCTTAGACGAAGCATGGACAGAGCATCAAGATAGCTTTAACGACTTTTTACAGAAGCTTCAACAAAATGAATGTCACAATGTAGCGCAAACAGAGGAAAGCAAAGGTGTATTAAGTGGAAAATCGTTAGAATTGAAATCTAAACAAAGCCGTGCTCGTGTTCA TTATCAAAAATTTACAAGGGGGaaagatgtaaataaatatagttCAAAGGATTTAGCAAATATATTTGGCCAAAAAGaattgaatataaataaaagtaataaagATAAACAAGGCAATGCCGAAGAAAACTTTGATTCAGTTGGCACTTGTGATAACAGAAACGGTATTATTACTATAAATGGTGGTAATATGGCAGAATATTTTATGAAGAAAGGTCAGGATTTTTCTCTGGcatataagaataaaaaacaaCAGGAGGACGATATAGAAGAGGAATCTGAATATGCTGGATTTGGATTTGCATCAACATCTAGAAAAGTAAAATGCCATGATAATAAGGAAAGCATGGAAGTTAAAAGTGTTTGTAATTATGCTTTTGAAAATCCCTGTGTAGAATTAAATAGCcctgaaaatatttcaaattttaatattgaatctaaattttctaagaaaaaaaaacttgatGACAATGAATTACGTTTAAGCAGCAAGgttaagaaatttaaagagAACAATGTAAATGAAAAAAGGCGTGAGAGTGGTATTATCAATGCCGGCTTAAATTTAGAATGTCAAGCTGATGAAGTTTGTAATggaaaagaatttgaaatatctaGAGTACAATTTGGCCTTACAAATTCAGCTTTAGATCTAAGCGATGaaataaatgataagaaaAGAGTAACATTTAATGATCATGTAGAATATAGTACTGATTgtgtaaaaacaaaaaaaacaTTAGACAAATTTGAGGTTGAAAATAAGAAAgctaaaaagaagaaaaaatataactcTGATGTTAATAGTTCAGTGTTATCTGGTTGTGTTAATGAAGCTTTGGATGTAGGAACACCCGAGGAAGTACACGATAATGAAGTTAATGaacataaaagtaaaaaatctaaaaaaagaaaaagaagtcgaTCGAATTTAGAAACAATAGTAGAAACGCCAGAAGAAGAGAAAGcatgtgaaaatgaaacagaGATTGAGCAAACCAAAATGGAAGATTACATACCTGATGATTGTATACTTGAAGATGTTTCGagtaagaagaaaaaaaggaaaaagtatAAAGATAAAATACAAGTTACCACTGAGAATAGATGCGATGAAAAAGAAAGTACGGAAAAAGAAACAGGGGCAAACACAAATGTAACACTTAAGGAAGAAGAGTGCAAAATTAATGAAActcaagaaaatatttctaaaagcaaaaagaaaaagaagaagaaaaataaagagagaTATACTGAGTCAAACTTTGAAAAAGACGAGGATATAACTGAAATTGAAGTTGAACTGGAAAATGTAAAAGCAGAGAAAACAGAATTAGAAACTGCAAAGgcaggaaaaaagaaatctaGAAAGAATGACAATGTAAATGATCTTAGTTCTACAACAAATGTACCAAACAATATAAAAGACGAAAAGAAAGTTTCAGATAaggaaaatacgaaaaatatgaatgaaaGTGAAACAGAAAAACCAGAGAAAGACAAAAAATTTATAGATAAATCTGCAAATTATTCCATAGATGGTAAAAAATTTGTGAAACGAAGGGATAAGATATTTACAAATACACGTTTGAAGAAGTCGAATAACAGAAGATCTAATACTTCATCTAGGCCTGGGAATCAAAGATCCAGAATGACAAAGAAGGTATTGATGTCTCTATTTTACTCAAAGTCAATCTTAGATTTTCCAGGTTCTAACATGCATGAAATAAAAGGATATGGAGCTGATCAACATTaa
- the LOC126872304 gene encoding spermidine synthase, which produces MDAIKPGWFSEINNDLWPGVSLSLEVLDVIHRERSEYQEVMVIDTKSHGRTLILDGIIQCTEKDEFSYQEMIAFLPLCSHPNPKTVLIVGGGDGGVAREVAKHPLVERIVQVEIDSKVLEVSRKYLPTMGVGLDHPKVTLNVGDGFQFLQRHIGEFDVIITDSSDPIGPAECLFHESYFNLMKNALKPGGIVCSQAGTAWLNLSHVTQTLQHCKSLFAVATYGIVSVPTYPTGQIGFVLGGLNPETNFKEPKKVFSHSELDEMNMKYYDDDVHRAAFVLPRFIIKALNEVVAEK; this is translated from the exons ATGGATGCGATCAAACCTGGATGGTTCAGTGAAATTAACAACGATCTGTGGCCAGGTGTTTCATTGTCTCTCGAGGTCCTCGACGTAATTCATCGAGAGCGATCGGAGTATCAAGAAGTGATGGTGATCGACAC GAAATCGCACGGAAGGACCCTAATTTTAGATGGTATCATACAATGCACGGAGAAAGACGAATTTTCGTATCAGGAGATGATCGCATTTCTACCGTTGTGCAGCCATCCAAATCCGAAAACT GTGTTAATAGTTGGAGGTGGTGACGGCGGGGTTGCTCGTGAAGTTGCGAAACATCCGCTAGTAGAACGAATCGTGCAAGTCGAAATCGACTCGAAAGTACTAGAGGTATCCAGAAAGTATTTGCCTACGATGGGTGTGGGACTCGATCATCCTAAAGTCACCCTTAACGTGGGCGATGGTTTCCAGTTCCTGCAGCGACACATTGGAGAATTTGACGTTATAATTACTGATAGTAGCGATCCTATCG GTCCAGCAGAGTGCCTATTCCACGAATCGTACTtcaatttaatgaaaaatgcGTTGAAACCTGGTGGAATCGTTTGCAGCCAAGCGGGTACTGCATGGTTGAATCTCAGCCATGTGACACAAACTTTGCAACATTGCAAGTCCTTATTTGCGGTTGCAACTTATGGTATTGTTTCCGTGCCTACCTACCCTACAGGGCAAATTGGATTCGTGCTCGGAGGATTAAACCCT GAAACGAACTTCAAAGAACCGAAGAAAGTTTTCAGTCACAGCGAACTCGATGAAATGAACATGAAGTATTATGACGACGATGTGCACCGAGCCGCCTTCGTTCTCCCAAGgtttataataaaagcattGAACGAAGTCGTGGCTGAAAAATAG
- the LOC126872306 gene encoding probable transcriptional regulatory protein Fnod_1106 isoform X2 → MKFRNVLLYNRYTSILIQETKRYAGHSKWQNIKATKQEHDTARAQIFNTLSHKMKVVAVESGNSDPNTNPKLANLVEQARKANMPMSTLKGILEKIKNVRTGESHVLPMRIMKGPTLAIHILTDKLSYVKINIAHISKKFNAKVIEPSAFSHLFDSVTFVIASKDCNLDSAMEDAIIANAIDVEEIKDESGTYFKGILYFQQKINVYLLVQFK, encoded by the exons atgaaatttcgaaacgtTCTGTTGTATAATAGATATACAAGTATCTTGATTCAAGAAACCAAAAGATATGCGGGTCATAGCAAATGGCAAAACATTAAAGCTACGAAACAAGAACATGATACCGCAAGAgcacaaatatttaatactcTATCACATAAAATGAAAGTTGTAGCAGTAG AAAGTGGCAACTCAGACCCAAACACTAATCCAAAATTAGCAAATTTAGTCGAACAAGCAAGAAAAGCCAACATGCCAATGTCTACGTTAAAAGGAAttttggaaaaaataaaaaatgtacgaACTGGTGAAAGTCATGTACTGCCTATGCGTATTATGAAAGGACCTACACTTGCTATCCATATTTTAACTGACAAACTTAGttatgtaaaaattaatattgcaCATATATCAAAAAAATTTAA TGCCAAAGTTATAGAGCCTTCGGCATTTTCACATTTGTTCGATAGTGTAACTTTCGTTATAGCTTCTAAAGACTGTAACTTGGATTCTGCAATGGAAGATGCAATAATAGCTAATGCGATAGATGTAGAAGAAATAAAGGATGAAAGTGGAACGTATTTTAAG GGTATACTATACTTTCAAcagaaaataaatgtataccTACTGGTACAGTTCAAGTAA